In a genomic window of Cerasicoccus sp. TK19100:
- a CDS encoding LacI family DNA-binding transcriptional regulator — protein MKKKVTIRDVAKECGYSIFTVSSALNNRGNIKPETCEKVLAAAKKLNYNVLQNVSAVQRMRTRSIGIVLPDSGCLNNAFYNRAISTFRDAATVHDYDCKLFTEEDISKRLGVKQPDSAHALGCKGLIYFCPRTNYSKVIDALINQSVAVALIRRPIPERKGLLQLVDDDRAGMMTMLNYVHHQLNCTRLAYVTGRPLAMRSKAGREIAIDEFIAANQTVTAHAIIDGSLANDPVNSEQLIQFLQAGRDAGQKTALVCWTDSDAVPAVGVATQAGFRVPDEVCVTGYNDDPQSRNAYPGITTMQIPVEDMVADATRYLIDFLDDDGLPRSRVIQFQHDLIVRGSTEHNAAATNGTRAS, from the coding sequence ATGAAGAAGAAGGTAACGATACGCGACGTCGCCAAAGAATGCGGGTATTCCATTTTCACGGTCTCCTCCGCCCTGAATAATCGGGGCAACATCAAACCGGAAACATGCGAGAAGGTCCTCGCGGCCGCCAAGAAACTAAACTACAACGTCCTGCAAAACGTATCCGCTGTGCAGCGCATGCGCACACGGTCCATTGGCATCGTGCTGCCCGATTCCGGTTGCCTGAACAACGCCTTCTACAACCGCGCCATTTCCACATTTCGCGACGCGGCCACCGTCCACGATTACGACTGTAAACTCTTCACGGAGGAAGACATCAGTAAGCGCCTCGGGGTCAAACAACCCGATAGCGCCCATGCGCTCGGCTGCAAAGGTCTGATCTACTTCTGCCCGCGCACCAACTATTCGAAGGTTATCGACGCCTTGATCAACCAGTCTGTCGCGGTTGCCTTAATTCGCCGTCCAATCCCCGAGCGAAAGGGCCTGCTTCAGCTTGTGGATGACGACCGTGCTGGTATGATGACGATGCTCAATTACGTCCACCATCAGCTCAACTGCACTCGTTTGGCTTATGTGACGGGTCGACCGTTGGCCATGCGCTCCAAGGCCGGCCGCGAAATTGCGATCGATGAATTCATTGCCGCCAACCAGACCGTGACGGCGCATGCCATCATCGATGGCAGCCTGGCCAACGACCCTGTCAACTCCGAGCAGCTCATCCAGTTCCTGCAGGCAGGCCGTGACGCCGGGCAGAAGACCGCGCTGGTCTGCTGGACCGATAGCGACGCCGTCCCCGCAGTCGGGGTCGCCACTCAGGCCGGCTTTCGCGTGCCCGACGAGGTGTGCGTCACCGGCTATAACGACGATCCCCAATCCCGCAATGCCTACCCGGGCATCACCACCATGCAGATTCCCGTGGAAGACATGGTCGCGGACGCGACGCGTTACTTGATCGATTTCCTTGATGACGACGGCCTGCCGCGCTCTCGTGTCATACAGTTTCAACATGACTTGATTGTCCGCGGCTCGACCGAACACAACGCCGCCGCGACCAATGGCACCCGCGCATCGTAG
- a CDS encoding type II toxin-antitoxin system RelE family toxin, whose product MSYKLKFLPSALKEWQKLGPTIREQLKKKLKERLIEPNVPADRLHGFKNHYKIKLRSSGYRLVYEVDDGEVSVIVITVGKRERSQVYKKARRRGS is encoded by the coding sequence ATGAGCTATAAGCTGAAATTCCTCCCCAGCGCACTGAAAGAATGGCAGAAGCTCGGGCCCACGATCCGCGAGCAGCTCAAAAAGAAACTAAAGGAGCGATTGATTGAACCAAACGTTCCGGCAGATCGGCTTCATGGCTTCAAAAACCACTACAAGATCAAGCTTCGCTCCTCGGGCTACCGCCTTGTTTACGAAGTCGACGACGGTGAAGTGTCCGTCATCGTGATTACCGTCGGCAAGCGAGAACGATCACAGGTTTACAAGAAAGCCCGGCGACGCGGCTCTTAA
- a CDS encoding SDR family oxidoreductase, which produces MSDLPRYIVITGCTRGLGRALVEAYHAAGYRLAGCARDDAKLDELRALTSQPDNFAQVDVTNHAQVQDWADQLTNRLGAPDLLIANAGMMNRHGDMAEIPVAHWEEMLSLNVMGVVHTLRAFVPAMKARGAGVITAFSSGAGHRGYPKIAPYCATKHAIEGILKSLALELSPPMASVPVQPGLIDTDLLRGHYGERSREQASPERWARVAAPFLLGLGAEHNGQSLRIEGY; this is translated from the coding sequence ATGTCTGATCTGCCGCGCTACATCGTGATCACCGGGTGCACCCGCGGGCTGGGCCGCGCGCTGGTCGAGGCTTACCACGCCGCCGGCTATCGGCTGGCTGGTTGCGCGCGTGATGACGCCAAACTCGACGAGCTGCGCGCACTGACCAGCCAGCCAGACAACTTCGCCCAAGTCGATGTGACCAACCATGCCCAAGTGCAAGATTGGGCGGATCAATTAACCAACCGCCTTGGCGCGCCGGACCTCTTAATCGCTAACGCCGGCATGATGAATAGGCACGGCGATATGGCCGAGATCCCCGTTGCCCACTGGGAGGAAATGCTGAGCCTCAACGTGATGGGCGTCGTCCACACACTGCGAGCTTTCGTACCGGCGATGAAGGCGCGCGGCGCGGGTGTTATTACAGCATTCAGCTCGGGTGCCGGGCACCGGGGTTACCCGAAGATCGCGCCCTACTGCGCCACCAAGCACGCCATTGAAGGCATCTTGAAATCGCTGGCGCTGGAGCTTTCTCCCCCGATGGCAAGCGTTCCCGTGCAGCCCGGCCTCATCGACACCGACCTCCTGCGCGGACACTATGGCGAGCGCTCGCGGGAACAGGCCTCACCCGAGCGCTGGGCCAGAGTCGCCGCACCATTCCTCCTCGGCCTCGGTGCCGAGCACAACGGGCAATCCCTCCGCATTGAGGGTTATTAA
- a CDS encoding AAA family ATPase, translating into MTETEDYIAQVTQEVQNANQWLPALHEQLAKRIVGQHYLIDRLLVGLLANGHVLLEGLPGLAKTSTINALALAVNSDFSRIQFTPDLLPADLIGTLVYNPKDNVYTTHKGPLFGNLILADEINRAPAKVQSALLEAMQEHQVTIGDTIYPLPEPFLVLATQNPVDQEGTYPLPEAQMDRFMLKVVVEYPEEHEELQILDIMAQTRPKIPIEPVLSPENILAMQDIVDKVYVDESVRKYIVSLVMTTRDPARVDEKLVPYIKYGASPRATINLTLAARAKAFLSGRGYVTPDDVKDMALDVMRHRINTTYEAAADEVTREDILTRVLELVQVP; encoded by the coding sequence GTGACTGAGACCGAAGACTACATTGCGCAAGTTACCCAAGAAGTTCAAAATGCTAACCAATGGCTGCCCGCGCTGCATGAACAGCTCGCTAAGCGCATCGTTGGCCAGCATTACCTGATCGATCGCCTGCTCGTCGGCCTGCTCGCTAACGGTCACGTGCTGCTGGAGGGCTTGCCCGGGCTCGCCAAGACATCGACCATCAATGCGCTTGCGCTGGCGGTAAATTCCGACTTTTCGCGCATCCAGTTTACGCCTGATTTGCTTCCCGCCGACCTGATCGGCACGCTCGTTTACAACCCGAAGGACAACGTCTACACGACGCACAAGGGACCGCTGTTCGGCAACCTGATCCTCGCCGACGAAATTAACCGCGCCCCTGCCAAGGTGCAGTCCGCGCTGTTGGAGGCTATGCAGGAGCATCAGGTGACCATCGGCGACACCATCTATCCGCTGCCCGAGCCGTTCCTGGTGTTGGCGACGCAGAATCCTGTCGACCAAGAGGGGACTTATCCGCTGCCCGAGGCGCAGATGGATCGCTTCATGCTCAAGGTAGTTGTCGAATATCCGGAGGAGCACGAGGAGCTGCAAATCCTCGACATCATGGCGCAGACACGGCCCAAGATTCCCATTGAGCCGGTGCTGTCACCGGAGAATATTTTGGCGATGCAGGACATCGTGGACAAGGTTTACGTCGATGAGTCCGTGCGCAAATACATCGTGAGCTTGGTGATGACCACGCGTGATCCGGCCCGCGTCGATGAGAAGCTCGTGCCGTATATTAAATACGGCGCTTCGCCGCGTGCGACGATCAACCTGACCCTCGCTGCCCGGGCCAAAGCGTTCCTCTCCGGCCGCGGTTACGTGACGCCGGACGACGTCAAAGACATGGCGCTCGACGTGATGCGCCACCGCATCAACACCACTTACGAAGCGGCCGCCGACGAGGTGACCCGCGAGGATATTTTGACCCGCGTGCTTGAACTCGTCCAGGTTCCCTAA
- a CDS encoding MBL fold metallo-hydrolase has protein sequence MIAHDSEGCDLANPKNWRTRSSIHVVMDGYHVQVDAAPEFRLQCIRNQIEWIDTFILTHPHADHIQGMDDLRRFCDMHGGVALPVYSTELGLARIKQIYPYAIGERPASTGYAAFRLAEMPGVLETPGGTVSSTLLPHGGLMSLGLVFEEKSSGRKLAYFNDCSEVPPAARELAAGADVVVLDGLRPKEHPTHMSTPKAMQTAVEMGAPQSYLTHFTFHIDHETWSAKMPEKVALAYDGLRLSL, from the coding sequence ATGATCGCGCACGACAGCGAGGGTTGCGACTTGGCCAACCCCAAGAACTGGCGCACGCGCAGCAGTATCCATGTCGTCATGGACGGCTATCACGTGCAGGTCGACGCCGCGCCGGAGTTTCGCCTGCAGTGCATCCGCAACCAGATCGAGTGGATCGACACGTTTATTTTAACGCACCCCCACGCCGATCACATTCAGGGGATGGACGACTTGCGCCGCTTTTGCGACATGCATGGTGGCGTGGCGCTGCCCGTTTACAGCACCGAGCTGGGCTTGGCGCGTATCAAGCAGATTTACCCCTACGCGATAGGCGAGCGCCCGGCGAGCACGGGCTACGCGGCATTTCGATTGGCGGAGATGCCCGGCGTCCTGGAAACGCCCGGTGGCACGGTGTCGAGCACGCTGCTTCCCCACGGTGGGTTGATGTCGCTTGGGCTGGTGTTTGAGGAGAAGTCGTCGGGCCGCAAGTTGGCGTATTTTAATGACTGTAGCGAGGTGCCGCCCGCCGCTCGCGAGTTGGCCGCTGGGGCCGATGTGGTCGTGCTGGATGGCCTGCGCCCGAAGGAGCACCCGACGCACATGTCGACCCCCAAGGCGATGCAAACCGCCGTCGAAATGGGGGCTCCGCAGTCCTACTTGACGCACTTCACCTTTCACATCGATCACGAGACTTGGTCGGCCAAAATGCCGGAAAAAGTGGCCTTGGCCTACGACGGGTTGAGGCTCTCTCTGTAA
- a CDS encoding PEP-CTERM sorting domain-containing protein: MQQTLSLIALSSLLTVNASAAIVVVEDWQFNSPGDTEGWIADGSTNLDVRAAVSGSESVLSAGASTNDPKLFYTNEITTPVGFQNWETMTIRWRQLDGDPIDVGTATQAYANSGTRIQWPGSGFKQPLPTTSGGDWTFTFEPSGEWVEFTWDISDSTDTPIAANGWRFDPIGDVAGTGYEIDYIVITADVVPEPETYAAILGLGVLGIAWWRRRQR; the protein is encoded by the coding sequence ATGCAACAGACACTATCCCTCATCGCCCTATCGTCACTTTTGACCGTAAATGCTTCCGCCGCCATCGTCGTCGTCGAAGACTGGCAGTTTAACTCCCCCGGCGACACCGAAGGGTGGATCGCCGATGGCAGCACCAATTTGGACGTCCGCGCTGCCGTTAGTGGATCGGAAAGCGTCCTCAGTGCTGGTGCCAGCACCAACGACCCCAAGCTATTTTACACGAATGAAATCACCACGCCGGTCGGCTTCCAAAACTGGGAAACCATGACCATTCGCTGGCGGCAACTCGATGGCGACCCCATCGACGTCGGTACGGCTACCCAAGCCTATGCCAATTCCGGCACCCGCATCCAATGGCCGGGCTCAGGCTTTAAACAACCGTTGCCCACCACCAGCGGCGGCGACTGGACCTTTACCTTCGAGCCATCCGGCGAATGGGTGGAATTCACTTGGGACATTTCCGACTCTACCGACACGCCCATCGCCGCCAACGGATGGCGCTTCGACCCAATAGGTGATGTCGCGGGCACAGGCTACGAGATCGACTACATCGTCATTACCGCTGATGTCGTCCCCGAGCCCGAAACCTACGCCGCAATTCTGGGGCTGGGCGTACTAGGCATCGCTTGGTGGCGTAGACGCCAACGCTAG
- a CDS encoding vWA domain-containing protein, translating into MNDFWLRAAEIRFAYPWLLVLWVLIPVAVYLASRHGPAGSLTFSSTKILAGLAKENRVSRGFFLRLLRIIGLALLVAAIARPRIPQGEIPDSEKGIDIMLVLDFSASMDAEDYVVDGEKVSRLTALSTVIGEFLKGRAHDRFGIVGFAKHPYLTSPLTLDYDWIENALKSIKTEGGTAVGEGIHMSVKYLLADERSRVAEEAGQEPQPASHWYDMLDMQEHIEVEGSRGPDKRQKVLILVSDGISNTGMSPLEAAKIAKEHQIRVHTIRINPGTVQPRSLERDVMYAIAKETGGEFFQATNTATLLSIYQQIDQMEKTVIEQKRFQNYDEVYHWFAWGGLGCLALNFLLWQTIKRRLP; encoded by the coding sequence ATGAACGACTTCTGGCTGCGCGCGGCGGAAATACGCTTTGCCTACCCGTGGCTGCTGGTGCTGTGGGTGCTGATCCCGGTGGCGGTTTACCTGGCTTCGCGCCATGGGCCAGCGGGCTCGTTGACGTTTTCTTCGACGAAAATCCTCGCCGGGCTGGCCAAGGAAAACCGCGTGAGCCGCGGTTTCTTTCTACGCCTGTTGAGGATCATTGGGCTGGCGCTGCTCGTTGCCGCCATCGCGCGGCCGCGGATTCCGCAGGGTGAAATTCCGGACTCGGAGAAGGGTATCGACATCATGCTCGTGCTCGACTTTTCCGCCTCGATGGACGCCGAGGATTACGTGGTCGACGGCGAGAAAGTTTCCCGCCTGACCGCGCTGAGCACCGTCATTGGCGAGTTCCTCAAAGGCCGTGCGCACGACCGTTTTGGCATCGTGGGTTTTGCCAAGCATCCGTATCTCACGAGCCCGCTTACCCTGGACTATGACTGGATCGAAAACGCGCTGAAATCGATCAAGACGGAAGGCGGCACGGCGGTAGGCGAGGGTATCCACATGTCCGTGAAATACCTGCTTGCCGACGAGCGCAGCCGCGTGGCGGAGGAGGCGGGGCAGGAGCCACAGCCAGCCTCGCACTGGTACGACATGCTCGACATGCAGGAGCATATCGAGGTGGAGGGATCGCGCGGCCCGGACAAGCGGCAGAAGGTGCTGATTCTCGTTTCCGACGGCATTAGCAACACCGGTATGTCGCCGTTGGAGGCTGCCAAAATCGCCAAAGAGCACCAGATCCGCGTGCACACGATTCGGATTAATCCCGGCACGGTTCAGCCGCGCAGTTTGGAGCGCGATGTCATGTATGCGATCGCCAAGGAAACCGGTGGCGAGTTTTTCCAGGCTACGAATACCGCCACGCTACTGTCGATTTACCAGCAGATCGACCAGATGGAAAAGACCGTCATCGAACAAAAGCGTTTTCAGAATTACGACGAGGTTTACCACTGGTTTGCCTGGGGCGGGCTGGGGTGCCTGGCGCTGAACTTCCTGCTGTGGCAGACGATTAAAAGGAGGCTGCCATGA
- a CDS encoding type II toxin-antitoxin system Phd/YefM family antitoxin, producing MSPILSPYSASISELKKNPSQLIEQANGEAVAILNHNKPTAYLIPAETYEWITSVIEDHELAQIIEQRAAEKTMAQEVSLDEL from the coding sequence ATGAGTCCTATTTTAAGCCCATATTCGGCAAGCATCTCGGAGCTGAAGAAGAACCCAAGCCAGCTGATCGAACAGGCAAATGGGGAGGCTGTCGCGATTTTAAATCACAACAAGCCAACGGCTTACCTGATTCCAGCCGAGACATATGAGTGGATTACCAGCGTGATCGAGGATCATGAATTAGCGCAAATCATAGAGCAACGCGCCGCCGAGAAGACTATGGCGCAAGAGGTCAGCTTGGATGAGCTATAA
- a CDS encoding CNNM domain-containing protein has protein sequence MFLLIVYVLIALGFSFLCSLLESTLLTVTPSKIERAKSAGKAWGVRMEMLKADIDRPLSAILTLNTIAHTMGAAGAGAQYAKVYGNVGESIFAGVLTLAILIVTEIIPKTLGARYALFFAPIVSWILPWLIRLLSPLVWFCKQITKLITRGSVEGTHTDRAELLAMANLGEEEGIIDSHERTVFQNILELKNMRVVNIMTPRPVVFMLSEKTTGRQFIEAIKDKPFTRIPIFRENRDDITGFVVRSEVLYRCATEGDDFAIEACRRPILVTSERESVDVMFRRLSEENTHIMLATDEFGSAAGIVTFEDVIETVLGFEIVDENDRHQDLQAFARKLWRVRAARMGLPTEDEPEEAAKDT, from the coding sequence ATGTTTCTTTTAATTGTATATGTGCTGATCGCGCTGGGCTTCTCCTTCCTTTGTTCGCTGCTGGAGTCGACCCTTCTGACCGTTACTCCGTCGAAGATCGAACGCGCCAAATCCGCCGGCAAAGCCTGGGGCGTTCGCATGGAAATGCTCAAAGCCGACATCGACCGGCCGCTCTCGGCGATCCTCACGCTCAACACCATCGCCCACACCATGGGCGCAGCCGGGGCCGGCGCGCAATACGCCAAGGTCTATGGCAACGTGGGTGAGTCGATCTTTGCCGGCGTACTGACCCTGGCGATCCTCATCGTCACGGAGATTATTCCAAAGACCCTGGGCGCGCGCTATGCGTTGTTTTTCGCGCCGATTGTTTCGTGGATTCTCCCCTGGCTCATCCGGCTGCTCAGCCCGCTGGTCTGGTTCTGCAAACAGATCACGAAGCTCATCACGCGCGGCAGTGTCGAGGGCACACACACCGACCGTGCTGAGCTGCTCGCTATGGCCAACCTCGGCGAGGAAGAAGGCATCATCGACTCGCATGAGCGCACCGTTTTCCAAAACATCCTGGAGCTCAAAAATATGCGCGTGGTCAACATCATGACGCCGCGCCCCGTCGTTTTCATGCTCTCGGAGAAAACCACCGGCCGCCAGTTCATTGAGGCGATCAAGGACAAGCCCTTCACCCGCATCCCGATCTTCCGAGAGAATCGCGACGACATTACCGGCTTCGTGGTTCGCTCCGAAGTGCTTTACCGCTGCGCCACCGAGGGCGACGACTTCGCTATCGAGGCCTGCCGCCGCCCCATCCTCGTCACCTCCGAGCGCGAATCGGTGGACGTCATGTTCCGCCGTCTGTCCGAGGAAAACACCCATATCATGCTGGCCACGGATGAGTTCGGCTCGGCCGCAGGCATCGTCACTTTTGAGGACGTCATCGAAACGGTGCTCGGCTTTGAAATCGTCGACGAAAACGACCGCCATCAGGACCTCCAGGCCTTTGCCCGCAAACTATGGCGCGTGCGCGCCGCCCGCATGGGTCTACCCACCGAGGACGAGCCGGAAGAAGCAGCCAAGGATACGTAA
- a CDS encoding DEAD/DEAH box helicase: protein MNHRISQRVYSDAALDSWLMRLMDDWEQQFDSEAVDEGRRLYRKGNIRQVELGADDAIVHLRLEDGSDVYVVLEWEKERFSARSSLEDSYLREIIAAAALYEIEELVAEEVGALPPEDKPKAKQVEEEAAVEPEPAPEVKPAPKVEPEPTRQLILKFSAIDAGLAMLAIWREPNGQEQRALGPHAPRADMTTAEEREDLIRLASGARRDGFRYQSGSARYELHQLDRLPGFVRQDLPKWEQHFTVEIDPDVQCLAEGVREIDVAVEIDEVLTGGDLDINWKLTLGSSRLTDKERRRLLRKIDEGPVLLPGRGLVRLNREQAKAIAETGDSMAVISGRAPRYLLFSFFAQEAVKLDLSPELDDWRKRLFHPDPGVNGAPEFLRGYQQHGVHWMQHLFGCGCHGLLADEMGLGKTLQVLSLLSIRQVAGKPSLIVCPASVVPVWQQEVQRFFPHMRTEALGKGQSFESFDDPNILWLASYTQLRRHRSQLDDREFGYVVLDEAQFIKNPDAKSTQACLALKADHRLALTGTPLENRFLDVWTIFRFLMPGLLGMRRRFEETIHDEGAVAMERIRTQLAPFILRRTKKEVAKELPDKVELDLVCPLTDLQRSEYLRISTEGVSRFGDNLPAGMRENAMGLLTLLTRLRQTCCDPGLLPWMSSDATQSGKLNMLRDRLREIIASGHKAVVFSQFVSLLDRAKDVLKEEFPDLPIYELSGKTIDRQKPVAEFQKQKGAGIFLVSLRAGGSGITLHAADYVFLLDPWWNPAVEAQAIDRVHRIGQKRVVFVYRMITAGTIEQRIQKLKAEKRELFEQAVGGATGGDDFTSYFRSLTDLTELLDESSRPELAPA, encoded by the coding sequence ATGAATCATCGCATTTCACAACGCGTTTATTCGGACGCCGCACTCGACAGTTGGTTGATGCGCCTGATGGACGACTGGGAGCAGCAATTTGACTCCGAGGCGGTCGATGAGGGCCGCCGACTGTATCGCAAGGGGAACATCCGGCAAGTCGAGCTTGGCGCTGACGACGCGATTGTCCACCTGCGTCTCGAAGACGGCTCGGATGTTTACGTGGTGCTGGAGTGGGAGAAGGAACGCTTTTCGGCGCGCTCGTCTCTGGAAGATTCCTACCTGCGCGAAATCATCGCCGCTGCCGCGCTTTACGAAATCGAAGAGCTGGTCGCCGAAGAGGTCGGCGCGCTGCCGCCCGAGGATAAGCCCAAGGCCAAGCAGGTGGAGGAAGAAGCCGCCGTCGAGCCCGAGCCGGCTCCCGAGGTTAAACCAGCGCCGAAGGTCGAGCCTGAGCCTACCCGCCAGCTCATCCTGAAATTTAGCGCCATCGACGCTGGCCTGGCGATGCTGGCCATCTGGCGTGAACCTAATGGGCAGGAACAGCGCGCGCTTGGCCCCCATGCGCCTAGGGCGGACATGACCACCGCCGAGGAGCGCGAAGACCTGATCCGCCTGGCCAGTGGTGCCCGTCGCGACGGCTTCCGTTACCAGTCGGGATCAGCTCGTTACGAGCTGCATCAGCTGGACCGTTTGCCGGGCTTTGTGCGGCAGGATTTGCCCAAGTGGGAGCAGCACTTTACCGTCGAGATCGACCCCGATGTGCAATGCCTCGCCGAGGGCGTGCGCGAGATCGACGTCGCCGTGGAAATTGACGAAGTCCTCACCGGCGGCGACCTCGATATCAATTGGAAGCTCACGCTGGGCTCCAGCCGACTGACGGACAAAGAACGCCGCCGCCTCTTGCGGAAGATCGACGAGGGGCCGGTGCTCCTGCCGGGGCGCGGTCTGGTCCGGCTCAATCGCGAGCAGGCTAAAGCCATTGCCGAAACGGGTGATAGCATGGCCGTTATTTCCGGCCGCGCGCCGCGCTATCTGCTATTTTCTTTTTTCGCGCAGGAGGCGGTGAAGCTCGACCTCTCGCCCGAGCTGGATGACTGGCGCAAACGGCTTTTCCACCCGGACCCGGGTGTCAACGGCGCGCCGGAGTTTCTTCGCGGCTACCAGCAGCACGGTGTCCATTGGATGCAGCATTTGTTCGGCTGCGGCTGCCATGGCTTGCTGGCGGACGAGATGGGCTTGGGCAAAACCCTGCAGGTCCTGAGCCTGCTGAGTATCCGTCAGGTAGCGGGCAAGCCGAGCCTGATCGTTTGCCCGGCGAGCGTGGTGCCCGTGTGGCAGCAGGAGGTGCAGCGCTTTTTCCCGCATATGCGCACCGAAGCGCTCGGCAAGGGGCAGAGTTTCGAATCCTTCGACGACCCGAATATCCTTTGGCTGGCCAGCTACACGCAGCTCCGCCGCCACCGCTCGCAGCTTGACGACCGTGAGTTCGGCTACGTGGTGCTCGACGAGGCACAGTTTATTAAAAACCCCGACGCCAAGTCCACGCAGGCCTGCCTCGCGCTGAAGGCCGATCATCGCCTCGCGCTGACGGGCACGCCGCTGGAAAACCGCTTCCTCGACGTGTGGACCATTTTCCGTTTCCTGATGCCGGGTCTGCTCGGCATGCGTCGCCGGTTCGAGGAGACCATCCACGACGAGGGTGCTGTGGCCATGGAGCGCATCCGCACGCAATTGGCACCGTTTATCCTGCGCCGCACGAAAAAGGAGGTCGCCAAGGAGCTGCCGGACAAGGTGGAGCTAGACCTCGTTTGCCCGCTCACGGACCTGCAACGCTCCGAGTATTTGCGGATTTCCACGGAGGGTGTAAGCCGCTTTGGCGACAACTTGCCCGCCGGTATGCGCGAGAATGCGATGGGGCTCTTAACGCTGCTCACGCGACTGCGGCAGACCTGTTGCGATCCCGGCCTGCTGCCGTGGATGAGCTCCGACGCCACTCAAAGCGGCAAGCTCAACATGCTGCGCGACCGCTTGCGCGAGATCATCGCCAGCGGGCACAAGGCCGTGGTGTTCAGCCAGTTTGTCTCGCTCCTCGACCGCGCCAAAGACGTGCTTAAAGAGGAGTTCCCCGACCTACCGATTTACGAACTGAGCGGGAAAACGATCGACCGGCAAAAGCCCGTTGCCGAGTTCCAAAAGCAGAAGGGGGCGGGGATATTCCTCGTCAGCCTGCGCGCGGGCGGATCGGGCATCACGTTGCACGCGGCGGATTACGTCTTCCTGCTCGACCCGTGGTGGAACCCGGCCGTCGAGGCGCAGGCCATCGACCGCGTCCACCGCATCGGTCAAAAGCGCGTGGTATTCGTCTATCGCATGATCACCGCGGGCACGATTGAGCAGCGCATTCAGAAGCTCAAGGCCGAGAAGCGCGAGCTCTTCGAGCAAGCCGTGGGCGGTGCCACTGGCGGCGACGACTTCACCAGCTACTTCCGCTCGCTAACGGATTTAACCGAGCTGCTGGACGAATCGAGCCGGCCGGAACTGGCTCCGGCGTAG
- a CDS encoding DUF58 domain-containing protein, with amino-acid sequence MSAKQWLKRVRAVEVKTRLLSEQLLQGQAHSIFTGRGIDFEDVRPYQPGDDVRRIDWNVTARMREPYVKRFIEERELTFIILLDLSSSGAFTSAEQSKNELAAELCGVFGFSAIRSNDRVGLVLFTSEVEAWIPPAKGEDHVLHMIKGALFHEPRNSGTNISEAVKFLERVSARPAVVVVISDFMDEGFERAIKSANQRHEMMALNLIDHRDFELPRVGWVTLQDPETGDFVEINTNKKKIREAYKERAMARYRSLHHKLRSGGVPALDIHTDRPYFVDLCQFLTERSSRRLA; translated from the coding sequence ATGAGCGCCAAGCAATGGCTGAAGCGGGTCCGCGCCGTCGAGGTGAAGACCCGACTGCTCTCGGAGCAACTCCTACAGGGGCAGGCGCACTCCATCTTTACGGGGCGCGGCATCGACTTCGAAGACGTCCGGCCCTACCAGCCGGGGGACGACGTGCGCCGCATCGATTGGAACGTCACCGCGCGCATGCGCGAGCCCTACGTGAAGCGCTTCATCGAAGAGCGCGAACTGACCTTTATCATTCTGCTGGACCTGAGTTCGTCGGGTGCCTTTACCTCGGCTGAGCAGTCGAAAAACGAGCTCGCCGCCGAGCTGTGTGGCGTTTTCGGCTTCAGTGCGATTCGCAGTAACGACCGCGTCGGGCTGGTGCTCTTTACGAGCGAAGTCGAGGCGTGGATTCCCCCCGCCAAGGGCGAGGACCACGTGCTGCACATGATTAAAGGCGCGCTGTTCCACGAGCCGCGCAACAGCGGCACGAACATTTCCGAGGCGGTGAAATTCCTCGAACGCGTGTCGGCGAGACCGGCGGTGGTAGTCGTCATTTCCGATTTCATGGACGAGGGCTTCGAGCGGGCGATCAAGTCTGCCAACCAACGCCACGAAATGATGGCGCTGAACCTGATCGACCACCGCGATTTCGAGCTGCCGCGTGTGGGATGGGTGACGTTGCAGGACCCCGAGACGGGCGACTTCGTGGAGATCAACACGAACAAAAAGAAGATCCGCGAGGCTTACAAAGAGCGGGCGATGGCTCGCTACCGGAGCCTGCATCACAAGCTGCGCAGTGGCGGCGTGCCGGCGTTGGACATCCATACCGATCGCCCGTATTTCGTCGATCTCTGTCAATTTCTAACCGAGCGCTCGTCGCGACGACTGGCCTGA